A region from the Drosophila bipectinata strain 14024-0381.07 chromosome 3R, DbipHiC1v2, whole genome shotgun sequence genome encodes:
- the unc80 gene encoding protein unc-80 homolog isoform X5 yields MVTNAAATAAATNTSTNNNNLQTNNNSHGANNNNDDFDFDQDSGLQDLGLPVSVQTFLWRQIAPFIRPKLGKLHESTCLFCQHAPGHHESKEACKSFEKVLVQNIQFGLSPPLTKALGAIPRWRLLQGALPHVMHACAALLHNRVKDMQAIGPVETKLLYTMQWILLYAAEECADDEGGEDMGLGDSTGEPRPKSIDQYLFSVPTITLFVYLFAPIIHHLKESDFQNFRLENGIKLWQGMWDNRAPGAPCFTAPVKPKARNLLCAPTPKGSTDVFPARKHSLSADAMSPKADSPQSGISDFGRQDEEGSWVSSPKEFAFPETIPEEASSVEDERVVIFRLPSAPQLMDNSFFTADASLLQQSQSRRGSRQSMNSRDKEKIPSTKFEFDQQELMRGASMKEKRSASIDKETDSDKSDSIKADVSAATFLDVSVLRCLFISHWQEEGIFWSLQYLYNRLSDIGEDAAITLNQPRKRSNSLPIPQIEISLYQGPGSNSRDSPGSSVVKDYIEIPDPSPTVTACVVEEPQSAPSTSERRGSEKKKRVKMADLRAFVETKMFSKSEKNLEKVGLDTHSANGKTPLQHAEYHRSLDTGEKKLSRSASMISREPASNLIKGKSMPSLSCLLDSGYVEPPKAPRPSQTSCPRATVFYPRNPIITVTEHTPTPSPDYMKRQGSIDSQLDALSNGGSIAGMGENGGGNGSTGMGSTTTRYRGQMLRSHTDSHIDYTGVDESEAPGSSFYITRDGGIDYEIILLAISNVFKRDPSQVCSLRVLEAGLNICELLIEMGVLKLGEHAHEISMSITRRALQVLGCPHGCNDGVRGPPADFLRNQCQKILSRMLRQAGPRTKRYMQEMVRTSPLPELIDYFHAFLAFCVDPSSLLSPMSQGGYTTNFSGGMSGGAESQVVGAVFKPLVSRFVEASKDLKSPENIALYGDIRQLVTYVKGAHGGPFRLVALSGILAVTPRPHKKGPSAQTTRVIRHIPQANVGQSMQNDDNRSQRRLLLKKRSTSSACASLLETETCEEHYKTSQSPLSNFRRRTTGVRPTLTPRHSERALLSDSTSSSERNSLGRLSGLVRWFRGTPKEASSIDLEIGSLNPEISSTFMRHASLKIQRGRSSDGIGRSIQRAKRRVERRLNRFGGIVKGKKKVGGIEETADFSRRSSSDMCDGPRESEVVILKERKLVPTDPVRVGMLRLSFLLETCAPGSFPDSQLVAAVLDLPQAPLVARATFLLECAHFVHLCNKGQWPAWMKQNVGSYRASGANINISQMKQQVSQSSARRTHILQRAAGKMFHQWAEMIGARLEEILFTERLQYEAVNASLTDPEKQRELLQQDEEEDFLDEASVNPHGNDCPHSLKLIACVLLFEITAFLRDTYLMLPKTSKLIHRDKPAPWEKVYREANRRWSMALSSMGHSQTSAQSLQSIAAGNDGAGQSERKISFVLHEPDNESENSSNTTLTKEEEARRPTASAVRPFLLRRGTATTTGGSFKRRSLKLRRNTKDSKDIETDFNIQSRRKVSSLSDRSDTSEQGMISGGEESPGILSDDQQPESPTDSNENDDTAKNMPWLKAVIDLMSSYNYYCTHKGYCHPFCYKRHMRSCTRLVKATRKIYGEEFGFSFDSDHPTVEPTVISSSKPHTSRSRSTRKVSEQSSTQTSPSKRKDSLCRKDRISDDPDLEMAEKLAKAFRQEKEKKLQEEPPILKFIRIHIRNLFHFPLATLLKGAVVLTEEMVIEAMPAAWELLLETNHDTATSSAAVFLMGSVKAQNFAFDIMQRALKHKDPDIRIGAIQRYLVLWKCRFHVWPRMEENAHDVTFKVPPGGIEFTLPSPKIGIESLPVVDPPWMPVQQTKDMDVTLNQDRHRSLVTATKSRKMQQTEAIRNALRQQRDKQRAERHSFLITMIPISQQASHEPGMEKLEDHEIEEDLDGTRMSSHLHHAHSLFPSVLCSSVMQIVGCLDDAAIGSDGNAVYEIAYQVIWVCLVEESALFLRYVFERLTRDRQDQMFKLLRHLIRFVPRLPQQAAFALYNSIIGYIMFYVRSSNELKQELVGSALSVLWMVVHSVHGIMFKDLKQILRKEQCDASILLTANVPAAKKIVVHGPADDDYNIPSQFPVQEDTLFCQLLKEALDYYPIDEKNTSHYCLVDYKSSKILNPNWYIRDLYFFKRSQYPEVRLMLMRPEESFLALQKQELTKKFVEIGKVHLTWAILKNVDMVVQRVVFLHEELMKLPSFPRKALEVDLDLHHGGEYGKVLLGLDVLHKFMWVRLIARMFEAMAGNFAYSADIQLFLNVLSGASILHAEDSCIMRYVMATFINAAFNFKNIFSTKGYFMIMPTLLQVYSLHQTNKLITTTIEYAVKQFYLLNRKPFILQMFGSVSAILDTDEDGTYGEAHKVQSSCLFNLLLSLEDPSPDPLNIAELVKEPKPLKAIDFCYHDEDDDVTVLDCITLCVMVVSYSAESTRGYQMLIILEAILPCYLQQIQSPSYIPLQGKSERDIILQLAVAIRTMVHNCEGLAKSYNGPYRNSPEHKGSSQRNCSRGPPCSPGLDFEEESHPKYVTDARTKNMMDCAEDSEMIRTEYRRPRDVLLSVVADFLTKSTARLAELAKKMPSDTKPTEVLDAKCHIRLADIAHSLLKVSPYDPESMACRGLQRYMQAVLPRAEWSNDTLRNALVTILRRIDKVFLKISKKPSIRRNTDWEAAAGLLKGIHETIIRHSYVLHWQQMKTLISTVQNLIVNEPGSGIPEGVSSAGAALMSQNPPAFFCSAVVRLVALQVVSPVDCFSLVQICGGSAEFATQEKAEGFLMHLIMPLCLKVCSGRGVSDVGELKMTDVSFLLTAVLNAMSPPAGRTGQAVSQINRVTGDLRAGSLTFTGSRDAKRPARISGSLYQAAFLALRIVCICFESRLSNEWPRIVRVMRDLGRRNEAAPDLWSFMEFVVTHRTPLYIVLLPFILHKISQPPIGDHERHMQFIIRERLRGTPPQGGIKSKGALLLELARELRDLRDELEEKRYVSTDRESSEQKKSDTQAATSAADAHKSQQRPSLISIFTGTTTGQATHSHISAVPIDSRSGSGGICTPSDTLSQQTLHPPRESLSSSSTGRDPHTTTSESQSGEADAGSAPTLVGPTPSGSGLGSGSGTGAASAVPSHLSHSQSLQQAPFKAQPPKLRFVSSVEFRHSSGETSTTPLSPESPAEDSSGDHTRSRLQRSKAASRKTFRLKRSRLTNMDPPSIVTPLSQEEQQQQQQPQAQPKTLGEISWDSVSQTSSTSGYRDNNSLQTGLLSPDGSLGGLTLGRSPSQHSLLMVFEGQDEDTLI; encoded by the exons ATGGTGACCAATGCCGCGGCAACAGCGGCTGCCACGAATACCAGCACCAATAACAACAACCTGCAGACAAACAACAACAGTCACGGcgcgaacaacaacaacgatgACTTTGACTTTGACCAGGATAGCGGATTGCAGGACCTCGGCTTGCCGGTGTCCGTGCAAACGTTCCTGTGGCGCCAAATAGCCCCATTCATCCGACCCAAGCTGGGCAAATTGCACGAGTCCACCTGTCTG TTTTGTCAACACGCACCGGGACACCAT GAGTCGAAAGAAGCCTGCAAG tcTTTTGAAAAAGTGTTAGTGCAAAACATACAGTTTGGACTATCGCCCCCTTTGACAAAGGCTCTGGGAGCCATTCCACGATGGCGACTTCTGCAGGGTGCCTTGCCACATGTGATGCATGCGTGTGCCGCCTTGTTGCACAACCGAGTCAAGGACATGCAGGCTATTGGCCCTGTGGAAACCAAGCTACTGTACACCATGCAATGGATACTCCTTTACGCCGCCGAGGAATGTGCCGACGACGAGGGCGGAGAGGATATGGGTTTGGGCGATTCGACTGGGGAGCCTCGACCCAAGTCCATCGATCAATATTTGTTCTCGGTGCCAACGATTACT CTCTTTGTTTATCTATTTGCACCAATTATACATCACCTAAAGGAGTCAGACTTTCAGAACTTCCGCCTGGAGAATGGCATTAAGCTATGGCAGGGCATGTGGGATAATCGGGCACCGGGAGCTCCTTGCTTTACAGCTCCTGTAAAGCCAAAAGCCCGTAACTTGCTGTGTGCTCCGACTCCAAAAGGATCCACTGATGTATTTCCTGCTCGTAAACATTCCCTCAGTGCCGATGCTATGTCACCTAAAGCTGATTCACCCCAGAGTGGCATTTCAGACTTCGGCAGGCAAGATGAAGAG GGCTCCTGGGTTTCTTCCCCCAAAGAGTTTGCCTTTCCGGAAACCATACCTGAAGAAGCCTCAAGCGTAGAAGACGAGCGTGTGGTAATATTTCGATTACCCTCAGCGCCACAACTAATGGATAATTCATTCTTTACT GCTGATGCCAGTCTGCTCCAACAATCCCAGAGCCGCCGCGGGAGTCGCCAATCAATGAACTCCCGCGACAAGGAAAAGATTCCATCTACCAAGTTCGAGTTTGACCAGCAGGAACTGATGCGGGGTGCTTCGATGAAGGAGAAACGCAGTGCCTCCATTGACAAGGAGACGGACTCTGACAAATCGGACAGTATAAAGGCGGATGTGTCGGCTGCCACTTTCTTGGATGTATCTGTGCTACGTTGCCTGTTCATATCCCATTGGCAGGAGGAAGGAATCTTTTGGAGCTTACAGTACTTGTATAATCG TCTTAGTGACATTGGTGAAGATGCGGCTATTACTTTGAATCAGCCACGGAAGCGTTCCAATTCATTGCCTATTCCACAAATCGAGATATCCCTGTACCAGGGACCCGGTAGCAACAGCCGAGACAGTCCTGGAAGCTCTGTGGTCAAGGACTATATAGAAATACCCGATCCATCACCCACTGTGACAGCCTGTGTTGTGG AAGAACCTCAAAGTGCTCCAAGTACCTCCGAGCGACGGGGCAGCGAGAAGAAAAAACGCGTCAAGATGGCCGATTTGAGGGCTTTCGTGGAGACAAAGATGTTCTCTAAGTCGGAGAAGAATCTGGAAAAAGTAGGGCTCGATACTCACTCTGCCAATGGCAAGACACCACTGCAACATGCA GAGTATCATCGCAGCTTGGATACGGGCGAGAAAAAGCTGTCGCGTTCTGCTTCGATGATTAGTCGCGAGCCGGCCAGTAACCTCATTAAGGGGAAATCTATGCCCAGTCTTAG CTGTCTGCTCGATAGCGG ATACGTTGAGCCACCGAAGGCGCCAAGACCATCGCAGACAAGTTGTCCTCGTGCCACAGTATTCTATCCTCGGAATCCCATTATTACGGTTACGGAGCATACACCGACACCCTCTCCGGATTATATGAAGCGACAG GGTTCCATTGACTCCCAGCTGGACGCCTTAAGTAATGGTGGCAGCATTGCTGGCATGGGGGAAAATGGAGGCGGAAACGGAAGCACCGGCATGGGCAGCACTACCACTAGGTATCGTGGCCAAATGCTACGCTCACATACCGACTCCCATATTGATTACACTGGCGTGGATGAGTCCGAGGCACCTGGATCGTCGTTTTATATAACACGTGATGGTGGCATCGATTACGAGATTATCCTACTGGCCATCAGCAATGTTTTCAAGCGAGATCCTTCACAAGTGTGCTCCCTCCGTGTCCTGGAGGCGGGTCTAAACATTTGTGAATTATTGATTGAGATGGGGGTCCTGAAGTTGGGTGAGCATGCCCACGAAATATCCATGAGCATTACGCGGCGAGCTCTGCAGGTTCTTGGGTGCCCCCATGGATGCAACGATG GTGTTCGTGGTCCTCCTGCGGACTTTCTGCGCAATCAATGCCAAAAGATTCTATCAAGGATGCTGCGACAGGCTGGTCCCCGAACCAAACGCTATATGCAGGAGATGGTAAGGACCTCGCCCTTGCCGGAGCTGATCGACTACTTCCACGCGTTCTTGGCCTTCTGTGTGGATCCGAGCTCTCTGCTTTCGCCTATGA GTCAGGGCGGCTATACGACAAACTTTAGCGGCGGGATGAGCGGCGGTGCGGAGTCCCAGGTTGTTGGGGCAGTCTTCAAGCCGCTGGTCAGCCGGTTCGTCGAGGCCAGCAAGGATTTAAAGAGTCCGGAGAACATTGCCCTCTACGGGGACATCCGTCAGTTGGTCACCTATGTGAAAGGAGCCCATGGTGGACCCTTCCGTCTGGTGGCGCTCAGTGGTATTTTGGCCGTCACTCCCAGGCCACACAAAAAAGGTCCTTCAGCGCAAACCACAAGAGTTATAAG ACACATTCCCCAAGCCAATGTGGGCCAGAGTATGCAGAACGATGACAACCGCTCTCAGCGCCGCCTTCTATTGAAGAAGCGAAGTACTTCCTCCGCCTGCGCC AGCCTCCTCGAAACGGAGACGTGTGAGGAGCACTACAAGACCAGCCAGTCGCCTTTGAGCAACTTCCGTAGACGAACCACCGGAGTCCGCCCTACGTTGACCCCCCGACACAGCGAACGGGCCCTGCTTTCCGACTCGACGTCGAGCTCGGAGCGCAATTCGCTGGGACGGCTCAGCGGCTTGGTGCGCTGGTTCCGGGGCACGCCCAAGGAGGCCTCGTCCATCGACCTGGAGATCGGGTCCCTCAACCCAGAGATATCCTCCACGTTTATGCGGCACGCCTCGCTGAAGATCCAGCGGGGTCGGTCGAGTGACGGCATTGGGCGGTCCATTCAGCGCGCCAAGCGACGCGTCGAGCGGCGGCTGAACCGTTTCGGTGGCATTGTGAAGGGCAAGAAGAAGGTGGGCGGCATCGAAGAGACGGCGGACTTCAGCCGACGCAGCTCCTCGGACATGTGCGATGGTCCCCGGGAGTCGGAGGTAGTCATCCTCAAGGAGCGCAAGCTCGTCCCCACCGATCCAGTGCGCGTGGGCATGTTGCGGCTATCCTTTCTGCTGGAGACCTGTGCTCCTGGCTCCTTTCCCGACTCCCAGTTGGTGGCAGCAGTCCTGGATCTG CCCCAAGCCCCCCTTGTGGCACGTGCCACTTTCCTCTTGGAGTGCGCCCACTTTGTCCATCTTTGCAATAAAGGTCAATGGCCTGCCTGGATGAAACAGAACGTAGGCAGCTACCGGGCATCTGGAGCTAACATCAATATCAGCCAGATGAAGCAACAGGTGAGCCAGTCAAGTGCCAGACGTACTCACATCCTGCAGAGGGCCGCCGGCAAGATGTTCCACCAGTGGGCGGAAATGATAGGAGCTCGTCTCGAGGAGATTCTGTTCACTGAGCGACTGCAGTACGAGGCGGTCAATGCCAGTCTCACGGATCCGGAAAAGCAGCGTGAGCTACTGCAGCAGGACGAGGAAGAGGACTTCCTGGACGAGGCTTCGGTGAATCCACATGGCAACGACTGTCCACATTCCCTGAAACTCATCGCTTGTGTACTGCTTTTTGAGATTACGGCCTTCTTGAGGGACACCTATCTGATGCTGCCCAAAACATCCAAGCTGATTCATCGCGACAAGCCGGCTCCTTGGGAGAAGGTCTATCGCGAGGCCAATCGCCGCTGGTCCATGGCCCTTAGTTCCATGGGTCACTCCCAGACTTCGGCCCAGAGCCTCCAGTCCATAGCTGCAGGAAACGATGGCGCCGGGCAGTCGGAGCGTAAAATATCCTTTGTACTTCATGAACCAGACAACGAATCGGAGAACAGTAGTAATACCACACTAACTAAGGAAGAAGAAG CTCGGCGTCCTACTGCTTCCGCAGTGCGTCCTTTCCTTTTGAGGCGTGGCACTGCCACCACAACAGGAGGGTCCTTTAAAAGACGCTCTCTTAAGCTGCGCCGTAATACCAAAGATAGCAAGGATATTGAAACGGACT TCAATATCCAATCGCGTCGCAAGGTCTCCTCCCTTTCCGATCGGAGTGACACCTCAGAGCAGGGCATGATTAGTGGCGGGGAAGAGTCTCCTGGAATACTCAGCGACGACCAGCAGCCAGAGTCACCCACAGACTCCAATGAAAACGATGACACGGCCAAGAATATGCCCTGGCTGAAGGCGGTTATAGATTTGATGTCCAGTTACAACTACTACTGCACCCATAAAGGATATTGTCATCCGTTCTGCTATAAACGCCACATGAGATCCTGCACTCGTCTGGTGAAGGCTACTAGAAAG ATTTATGGTGAGGAATTCGGTTTCTCCTTTGATTCAGATCATCCAACCGTGGAACCAACAGTCATTAGCTCTAGTAAGCCACACACTTCTCGATCCCGCTCCACTCGAAAGGTATCCGAGCAAAGCTCCACCCAGACCTCTCCGTCCAAACGTAAGGACAGTTTATGTCGCAAGGATCG CATAAGTGATGATCCGGATCTGGAAATGGCCGAAAAGTTGGCCAAGGCCTTCCGCCAGGAGAAAGAGAAAAAGTTGCAGGAAGAACCTCCTATCCTTAAGTTCATCAGGATTCATATTAGGAATCTCTTTCACTTTCCACTGGCCACCTTGCTAAAGGGCGCTGTCGTgctcactgaggaaatggtaATCGAGGCAATGCCTGCCGCCTGGGAACTCCTGCTGGAGACGAACCATGACACAGCCACCTCCAGTGCCGCTGTATTTCTTATGGGCTCGGTGAAGGCGCAGAACTTTGCCTTCGACATCATGCAGAGAGCTCTGAAGCACAAGGATCCGGACATAAGGATTGGAGCTATTCAGCGCTACCTTGTGCTGTGGAAGTGCCGCTTCCATGTCTGGCCGCGAATGGAGGAGAATGCCCACGACGTAACTTTCAAGGTGCCACCAGGTGGCATTGAATTCACACTGCCGTCCCCAAAGATTGGCATTGAAAGTCTGCCTGTGGTAGATCCACCTTGGATGCCCGTACAGCAAACAAAGGACATGGATGTTACTTTAAACCAAGACAGACAT CGATCCCTAGTCACCGCCACTAAGAGCCGGAAGATGCAGCAGACGGAGGCCATTAGGAACGCCCTTCGTCAGCAGCGGGACAAGCAGCGGGCGGAGAGGCACAGCTTCCTCATCACCATGATTCCGATCAGTCAACAGGCTTCACACGAGCCTGGCATGGAGAAGCTGGAGGATCACGAGATCGAGGAGGACCTCGACGGCACACGCATGTCCTCGCACCTGCATCACGCCCACTCGCTCTTCCCCTCCGTCCTCTGCTCGTCCGTGATGCAGATTGTCGGCTGTCTGGATGATGCTGCCATCGGGTCGGATGGCAATGCTGTCTACGAGATTGCCTACCAGGTGATCTGGGTGTGCCTTGTGGAGGAGTCGGCCCTCTTTCTTCGCTATGTATTTGAGCGGCTGACCCGCGACCGCCAGGACCAGATGTTCAAGCTGCTGCGACATTTGATTCGATTTGTGCCCCGTCTGCCCCAACAGGCGGCCTTTGCCTTATATAACTCAATTATAGGATACATTATGTTCTACGTGCGATCCTCCAATGAGCTGAAACAGGAG CTTGTTGGCTCAGCCTTGTCGGTCCTTTGGATGGTGGTGCACTCGGTGCATGGAATTATGTTCAAGGATCTGAAGCAGATTCTGCGCAAAGAGCAGTGTGATGCTTCCATTCTCCTCACCGCCAATGTGCCAGCAGCTAAAAAGATTGTTGTCCACGGACCCGCCGACGATGACTATAATATACCCTCCCAGTTTCCCGTTCAAGAGGATACGCTTTTCTGTCAGCTTTTGAAGGAGGCTTTGGATTACTATCCTATAGATGAGAAAAATACTAGTCACTATTGCTTAGTGGACTACAAGAGCA GCAAAATCCTAAATCCAAACTGGTACATACGGGATCTTTACTTCTTCAAGCGCTCACAGTATCCGGAGGTGCGTTTAATGCTAATGCGTCCTGAGGAATCTTTCCTGGCTTTGCAGAAGCAAGAGCTCACCAAGAAATTTGTGGAGATCGGCAAAGTACATTTAACCTGGGCGATTCTCAAGAACGTGGACATGGTGGTTCAGCGAGTAGTGTTTCTACACGAAGAGCTTATGAAGCTACCATCATTTCCACGGAAGGCACTGGAGGTAGACCTTGACCTGCATCATGGCGGAGAGTATGGAAAGGTTCTTCTCGGTCTGGATGTCTTGCACAAATTTATGTGGGTGCGCCTGATTGCCCGAATGTTCGAAGCTATGGCTGGCAATTTTGCCTACTCGGCGGATATCCAGCTCTTCTTGAACGTCCTATCCGGAGCATCTATTCTTCATGCCGAGGATTCGTGCATCATGCGTTACGTCATGGCCACGTTCATTAACGCAGCCTTTAACTTTAAGAACATATTCTCCACAAAGGGGTATTTCATGATTATGCCCACATTGCTGCAGGTTTACTCCCTGCATCAAACCAACAAGCTTATCACCACAACAATCGAATATGCAGTCAAGCAGTTCTATCTGCTAAACCGGAAACCCTTTATACTGCAAATGTTTGGATCCGTTTCCGCCATCCTCGACACAGATGAGGACGGAACTTATGGGGAGGCACACAAGGTCCAGTCCAGCTGTCTCTTTAACTTACTGCTGAGTCTGGAAGATCCCTCACCGGATCCTCTTAATATTGCCGAGCTAGTGAAGGAGCCAAAGCCCCTAAAGGCCATTGATTTCTGTTACCACGACGAGGATGACGATGTGACAGTACTCGACTGCATCACCCTTTGTGTAATGGTGGTTTCCTACTCGGCGGAGAGCACTCGAGGCTATCAAATGCTG ATAATTTTGGAGGCCATCCTCCCATGCTATCTGCAACAAATCCAATCGCCTAGCTACATTCCTCTCCAGGGAAAGTCTGAACGGGACATTATCCTCCAATTGGCGGTTGCCATTCGCACAATGGTTCACAATTGTGAGGGCTTGGCCAAGAGCTACAATGGACCATACAGAAATAGCCCGGAGCACAAGGGCTCCTCGCAGCGGAATTGTAGTCGGGGTCCACCCTGTTCGCCTGGCCTGGACTTTGAGGAGGAATCTCACCCGAAATACGTAACTGATGCTCGCACCAAGAATATGATGGACTGTGCCGAGGACTCGGAGATGATACGAACGGAGTACCGGCGGCCACGAGATGTTCTATTGTCTGTGGTGGCGGATTTTCTTACAAAGTCTACAGCCCGCCTTGCAGAACTGGCTAAGAAGATGCCGAGCGACACCAAGCCCACCGAAGTGCTGGACGCCAAGTGTCACATACGATTGGCCGACATAGCCCACTCCTTACTGAAGGTTTCCCCCTACGATCCGGAGTCCATGGCCTGTCGCGGTTTGCAACGCTACATGCAGGCGGTCTTGCCAAGGGCGGAATGGTCTAATGATACGTTGCGAAACGCTCTGGTCACCATATTACGACGAATCGACAAAGTCTTCCTGAAGATTTCAAAGAAACCTTCCATACGCCGAAACACCGACTGGGAGGCGGCTGCCGGTTTGCTCAAAGGCATCCACGAGACTATAATCCGGCATTCGTACGTACTGCACTGGCAGCAAATGAAAACACTGATTAGCACCGTGCAGAATCTGATTGTTAACGAACCCGGATCCGGCATTCCCGAGGGCGTCTCCAGCGCAGGGGCGGCGCTCATGTCTCAGAATCCGCCGGCCTTTTTCTGCTCAGCCGTGGTGCGTCTGGTGGCCCTGCAGGTGGTCAGCCCCGTGGACTGCTTCTCCCTGGTCCAGATTTGCGGGGGCAGCGCTGAGTTCGCCACGCAGGAAAAGGCCGAGGGTTTTCTAATGCATCTGATCATGCCGCTGTGTCTGAAGGTTTGCTCGGGACGCGGAGTCTCCGACGTGGGTGAACTAAAGATGACGGACGTGTCCTTTTTGCTGACTGCCGTCCTTAACGCCATGAGTCCACCGGCGGGTCGCACCGGCCAGGCTGTGTCCCAAATTAACAGGGTGACTGGGGACTTGCGTGCCGGGTCGCTCACTTTTACCGGCAGCCGCGATGCCAAGCGTCCTGCCAGGATATCCGGTTCCCTTTACCAAGCGGCTTTCCTGGCCCTCCGAATCGTGTGCATTTGCTTCGAGAGCCGCCTGTCCAACGAGTGGCCGCGTATTGTACGGGTTATGAGGGATTTGGGCCGACGCAACGAGGCTGCTCCGGATCTCTGGAGCTTTATGGAGTTTGTGGTCACCCATCGCACGCCATTATATATTGTCCTGCTTCCCTTTATCTTGCACAAG ATTTCACAGCCCCCCATAGGAGACCATGAGCGACACATGCAGTTTATTATCAGGGAAAGATTGCGTGGTACACCGCCGCAGGGTGGGATCAAATCCAAGGGAGCTCTGCTGCTGGAACTGGCCCGGGAGCTGCGCGATCTGCGCGACGAATTGGAGGAGAAACGATACG TCTCCACAGATCGCGAGAGCTCCGAGCAGAAGAAGAGCGACACCCAGGCGGCAACCAGTGCGGCAGACGCTCACAAGTCGCAGCAAAGACCTTCACTCATATCTATCTTCACAGGAACCACCACCGGCCAGGCGACGCACTCGCACATCTCGGCGGTGCCGATCGACTCGCGAAGCGGATCCGGCGGGATTTGCACGCCCAGCGACACGCTGTCGCAGCAGACGCTGCACCCGCCGCGGGAGTCGCTGTCGAGCAGCTCCACGGGCCGCGATCCGCACACCACGACCAGCGAAAGCCAGAGCGGCGAGGCGGACGCAGGATCGGCGCCGACGCTGGTGGGACCCACTCCGAGTGGCTCTGGCCTCGGATCCGGCTCCGGCACTGGCGCCGCTTCTGCCGTGCCCTCGCATCTCTCGCATTCGCAGTCGCTTCAGCAGGCTCCCTTCAAGGCCCAGCCCCCCAAGCTGCGATTCGTCTCGTCCGTGGAGTTCCGGCACTCGTCCGGAGAAACCTCTACTACGCCCTTGTCGCCGGAAAGTCCAGCCGAGGATAGTTCTGGAGACCATACCCGGTCGCGTCTGCAACGCTCAAAGGCAGCCAGCCGCAAGACCTTCCGGCTGAAGCGCAGTCGCCTGACCAACATGGATCCACCCAGCATT GTAACCCCCCTCTCCCAGGaggagcaacaacagcaacagcagccacaGGCACAGCCCAAGACCCTTGGCGAGATATCCTGGGACTCAGTCTCGCAGACATCCTCGACGTCGGGCTACAGGGACAACAACAGCCTGCAGACTGGTCTTCTTTCTCCAGACGGATCCTTGGGCGGTCTTACCCTGGGCCGCTCCCCGTCGCAGCACTCGCTTCTCATGGTATTCGAGGGCCAGGACGAAGACACTCTTATATAA